A genomic window from Deinococcus aetherius includes:
- a CDS encoding DUF305 domain-containing protein: MKKLVLTLALTALPVVSAQAGGSQGGTAANMSTTMIIQMQTDMRARMQPMMEDLRRLSGTAFDRAFFSMMIPHHQSAIEMSRAALPRLRDPLVRAWAQSIIDEQQKEIAEMQNELQRLGGPDTARQTRMRQAMSSMGQMMTQMMGQSRSPDHAFLEMMTPHHGSANEMANVALQNGQSDHVLGIAQRIIMAQADEMHDFKDWLRTHQ, encoded by the coding sequence ATGAAGAAACTGGTCCTGACCCTGGCCCTGACCGCCTTGCCCGTCGTCTCCGCCCAGGCGGGCGGCAGCCAGGGGGGCACGGCGGCCAACATGTCCACCACCATGATCATCCAGATGCAGACGGACATGCGTGCCCGAATGCAGCCGATGATGGAGGACCTGCGCCGCCTCTCCGGGACGGCCTTTGACCGCGCCTTCTTCTCGATGATGATCCCGCACCACCAGAGCGCCATCGAGATGAGCCGGGCGGCGTTGCCCCGGCTGCGTGATCCCCTGGTCCGGGCTTGGGCGCAGAGCATCATCGACGAGCAGCAGAAGGAAATCGCCGAGATGCAGAACGAGTTGCAGCGCCTGGGCGGGCCGGACACGGCGCGGCAGACCCGCATGCGTCAGGCGATGTCCAGCATGGGACAGATGATGACGCAGATGATGGGCCAGTCGCGAAGCCCTGACCACGCGTTCCTGGAGATGATGACGCCGCACCACGGCTCGGCCAATGAGATGGCCAACGTCGCCCTCCAGAACGGTCAGAGCGACCATGTGTTGGGCATCGCGCAGCGCATCATCATGGCGCAGGCCGACGAGATGCACGACTTCAAGGACTGGTTGCGCACCCACCAGTAG
- a CDS encoding heavy metal translocating P-type ATPase, translated as MSKTIELGVRGMTCASCVGRVERGLKKVEGVESAVVNLATERATVAYDPAVTVPQALLDKIKDVGYQPVVGEIELGVQGMTCASCVGRVERGLRKVDGVLDASVNLATERATVKYLPSSVSVGQLKAAVKSAGYEVLEAQVGQDRSDLEREARERETRSLRNAVAFSAVFAIPLAILAMVPMLVPAVNDWLMGTFGHGVMTTLNWVMLALAAPVQFGPGMRFYRLGWKALKNRSPDMNSLVMIGTSAAFFYSLVVTLAPQVFPEGTAHVYYEAAAVVITLILLGKYFEAIAKGRSSEAMKKLLSLQAKTARVVRAGLELELPTDEVLIGDLISVRPGEKIPVDGEVISGNSFVDESMITGEPIPVAKQNGAAVVGGTINQNGAFQFRATRIGADTALSQIIKLVESAQGSKPPIQGLADRVVSVFVPIVIGIAALTFLIWMLVGGSTALSFALVTTVAVLIIACPCAMGLATPTSVMVGTGKAAELGVLFRSGTALEGLQGVNVVAVDKTGTLTKGKPELTDLVTAPGFYRADVLKLVAAAEEQSEHPIARAIVDAAKKEGVVILPLESFEAVPGYGLEARVEGRLVQVGADRYMQRLGLNVGEFAAQAERLGDEGKSPLYAAIDGHLAAVIAVADPIKEGSPEAVKALHRQGLKVAMITGDNARTANAIARQLGIDEVLAEVLPSGKSDAVKELQAKGQKVAFVGDGINDAPALAQADVGLAIGTGTDVAVETADVILMSGDLRGVPNALALSRATLRNIKLNLFWAFAYNIVLIPVAAGVLYPAFGWLLSPVLAAAAMGFSSVFVLSNALRLRSFRPPVRPAPAPARTVAATPARA; from the coding sequence ATGAGCAAAACCATCGAGCTGGGCGTGCGGGGCATGACCTGCGCCAGTTGCGTGGGCCGCGTCGAGCGGGGCCTGAAGAAGGTCGAGGGGGTCGAGAGCGCCGTCGTGAACCTCGCCACCGAACGGGCGACCGTGGCCTACGACCCTGCGGTGACCGTCCCCCAGGCGTTGCTGGACAAGATCAAGGACGTGGGATACCAGCCCGTCGTGGGTGAGATCGAACTCGGCGTGCAGGGGATGACCTGCGCCTCGTGCGTGGGCCGGGTCGAGCGGGGACTCCGCAAGGTGGACGGCGTGCTGGACGCCAGCGTTAACCTCGCCACCGAACGCGCGACCGTGAAGTATCTGCCCTCCAGCGTCAGCGTCGGGCAGCTCAAGGCCGCCGTGAAGAGTGCGGGCTACGAGGTGCTCGAAGCCCAGGTCGGTCAGGACCGCAGCGACCTGGAGCGCGAGGCGCGCGAGCGGGAGACGCGCTCCCTGAGAAACGCAGTTGCCTTCAGCGCCGTCTTCGCCATCCCCCTCGCCATCCTGGCGATGGTCCCGATGCTCGTGCCTGCCGTGAACGACTGGCTGATGGGGACGTTCGGACACGGGGTCATGACCACCCTGAACTGGGTCATGCTGGCCCTTGCCGCGCCGGTGCAGTTTGGCCCCGGGATGCGCTTCTACCGTCTCGGCTGGAAGGCCCTGAAGAACCGGTCGCCCGATATGAACTCGCTGGTCATGATCGGCACCTCGGCAGCGTTCTTCTACTCGCTGGTGGTCACGCTCGCGCCGCAGGTCTTTCCCGAAGGCACCGCCCACGTGTACTACGAGGCCGCCGCCGTCGTGATCACCCTGATCCTGCTGGGCAAGTACTTCGAGGCCATCGCCAAGGGGCGAAGCAGCGAGGCGATGAAGAAGCTGCTGAGCCTGCAGGCGAAAACGGCGCGTGTCGTCCGTGCCGGTCTGGAACTCGAACTGCCGACCGACGAGGTGCTGATCGGCGACCTGATCTCGGTGCGCCCCGGCGAGAAGATCCCCGTCGACGGCGAGGTGATCTCGGGCAACTCCTTCGTGGACGAGAGCATGATCACCGGCGAACCCATCCCCGTCGCCAAGCAAAACGGCGCGGCGGTCGTCGGCGGCACCATCAACCAGAACGGCGCCTTTCAGTTCCGGGCGACCAGGATCGGGGCGGACACCGCTCTCTCGCAGATCATCAAGCTGGTGGAGAGCGCCCAGGGCAGCAAGCCCCCGATCCAGGGCCTCGCGGACAGGGTCGTCTCGGTGTTCGTCCCTATCGTCATCGGCATCGCCGCCCTGACGTTCCTGATCTGGATGCTGGTCGGGGGCAGCACCGCCCTCTCGTTCGCCCTGGTCACCACCGTCGCGGTGCTGATCATCGCCTGCCCCTGCGCGATGGGCCTCGCCACGCCCACCTCCGTCATGGTGGGCACCGGCAAGGCGGCGGAACTCGGCGTGCTGTTTCGCAGCGGTACCGCTCTGGAAGGTCTTCAGGGCGTGAACGTGGTCGCCGTGGACAAGACCGGCACGTTGACCAAGGGCAAGCCGGAGTTGACTGACCTGGTGACCGCCCCCGGCTTCTACCGTGCGGACGTGTTGAAACTGGTCGCGGCGGCCGAGGAGCAGAGTGAGCACCCTATCGCCCGCGCCATCGTGGACGCGGCGAAGAAGGAAGGGGTGGTTATCCTGCCCCTGGAAAGCTTCGAGGCGGTGCCCGGGTACGGGCTGGAGGCGCGGGTGGAAGGCCGTCTCGTGCAGGTCGGTGCCGACCGCTACATGCAGAGACTCGGGCTGAACGTGGGCGAGTTCGCCGCCCAGGCCGAGCGGCTGGGGGACGAGGGCAAGAGCCCGCTGTACGCCGCTATCGATGGGCACCTCGCCGCCGTGATCGCGGTCGCCGACCCCATCAAGGAGGGCAGCCCCGAGGCCGTGAAGGCACTCCACCGGCAGGGCCTCAAGGTCGCCATGATCACCGGCGATAACGCCAGGACCGCGAACGCCATCGCCCGCCAGCTCGGCATCGACGAGGTGCTGGCCGAGGTGCTGCCCAGCGGCAAGAGTGACGCCGTGAAGGAGCTCCAGGCGAAAGGCCAGAAGGTGGCGTTCGTCGGGGACGGAATCAACGACGCTCCAGCACTCGCTCAGGCGGATGTGGGCCTCGCCATCGGCACGGGCACGGACGTGGCCGTCGAGACCGCCGACGTGATCCTGATGTCGGGGGACCTGCGTGGGGTGCCCAACGCTCTGGCGCTGAGCCGCGCCACTCTGCGGAACATCAAGCTCAACCTCTTCTGGGCCTTCGCCTACAACATCGTCCTGATTCCCGTTGCGGCTGGTGTGTTGTACCCGGCCTTCGGGTGGCTGCTCAGCCCGGTGCTGGCGGCGGCGGCGATGGGCTTTTCCAGCGTGTTCGTGCTGAGCAACGCCCTGCGGCTGCGCTCCTTCCGCCCGCCGGTGCGCCCCGCCCCCGCCCCCGCCCGCACGGTGGCCGCCACCCCGGCACGCGCCTGA
- a CDS encoding WD40/YVTN/BNR-like repeat-containing protein produces the protein MSGDFHALQVLPGGRLLYGQHVGVSISTDGGRTWSRPDGAGDAMTLAASPRSPVLVLAGHDVLKTSRDGGATWQPTTFGNLASRDLHGFAVVPDTPNVWYANIAGLGLYRTRDGRNWEVMSPETANATALAVGPGAGPRLYALVGGEGLIMSDDGVTWQRARAAPPAAPSGLDVHPVSGHLYLAGAGGLWRSEDRGATWTPLGFKGGARLVAADPQDEAKLYAVGEGGAVYRSLDGGRSWRPVGQGT, from the coding sequence TTGAGCGGTGACTTTCACGCCCTGCAGGTGCTGCCCGGCGGACGGCTGCTGTACGGTCAGCACGTGGGCGTCTCGATCAGCACGGACGGCGGCCGCACCTGGAGTCGGCCCGACGGTGCCGGGGACGCCATGACGCTCGCCGCTTCCCCCCGGTCCCCAGTCCTGGTCCTGGCCGGACACGACGTGCTGAAGACCAGCCGGGATGGCGGGGCGACCTGGCAGCCGACGACCTTTGGGAACCTGGCGAGCCGGGACCTTCACGGCTTCGCGGTCGTCCCCGATACGCCGAACGTGTGGTACGCGAACATCGCCGGTCTGGGGTTGTACCGGACGCGCGACGGCCGCAACTGGGAGGTGATGTCGCCGGAGACCGCGAACGCCACGGCGCTGGCGGTGGGGCCCGGCGCGGGGCCACGTCTGTACGCGCTCGTGGGAGGTGAAGGCCTCATCATGTCGGATGACGGGGTGACCTGGCAACGGGCCCGCGCCGCGCCCCCCGCCGCCCCTTCCGGCCTGGACGTCCACCCGGTCAGCGGCCACCTGTACCTCGCCGGGGCGGGTGGCCTCTGGCGTTCCGAGGACCGGGGCGCGACTTGGACGCCCCTGGGCTTCAAGGGGGGCGCGCGGCTGGTCGCCGCCGACCCACAGGACGAAGCGAAGCTGTATGCCGTCGGTGAGGGCGGCGCCGTGTACCGCTCGCTGGACGGCGGACGAAGCTGGCGCCCGGTGGGACAAGGAACCTGA
- a CDS encoding MBL fold metallo-hydrolase yields MSDGGVFQFPVGDVICIAIDDGGYDYQPEAFAFGPHEQAFVAATGQRGAENSPIHTPYTCLVVRTPQHLVLIDAGAGWDPGNGKLPARLRAAGIDLAAVDVVILTHGHSDHIGAATGQDGQPTFPNARYVMSTAEWTFWNAEHPDLNHTPREFAGLLTWFAHQKLRPIEPQLDLVDGETEVVPGVTVLPVPGHTPGQLAVLVRSHGEQLLVIADAFTHPLHVPHPEWTANVDLDPAQTVRTRQALLERASSANALVQAFHFPFPGLGRVRRAPEGWTWAPEATHGGPA; encoded by the coding sequence ATGTCTGACGGGGGCGTCTTCCAGTTCCCAGTCGGTGACGTGATCTGCATCGCCATCGACGACGGCGGCTACGATTACCAACCCGAGGCATTCGCCTTCGGACCCCACGAGCAGGCATTCGTCGCCGCCACGGGGCAGCGGGGGGCGGAGAACTCCCCGATCCACACGCCCTACACCTGTCTCGTGGTCCGCACGCCACAGCACCTCGTGCTGATCGACGCCGGCGCGGGATGGGACCCGGGCAATGGCAAGCTCCCTGCCAGGCTGCGCGCCGCGGGCATCGACCTCGCCGCCGTCGATGTCGTCATCCTGACGCATGGTCACTCCGACCACATCGGCGCGGCCACCGGTCAGGACGGGCAGCCCACCTTCCCGAACGCGCGGTATGTCATGAGCACCGCCGAGTGGACCTTCTGGAACGCGGAGCATCCCGATCTCAACCACACGCCGCGGGAATTCGCCGGGCTGCTCACCTGGTTCGCCCACCAGAAGCTTCGTCCCATCGAGCCGCAACTCGATCTCGTCGACGGCGAGACGGAGGTGGTTCCCGGCGTGACCGTCCTCCCCGTGCCCGGGCACACCCCCGGACAGCTCGCCGTCCTCGTGCGCTCGCACGGGGAGCAGCTCCTCGTGATCGCCGACGCCTTCACGCACCCCCTGCATGTGCCGCATCCCGAGTGGACCGCGAACGTCGACCTCGATCCGGCCCAGACGGTCAGAACCCGGCAGGCCCTTCTCGAGCGCGCGTCCTCGGCGAACGCCCTCGTCCAGGCCTTCCACTTTCCCTTCCCCGGCCTTGGCCGGGTCAGGCGTGCCCCCGAGGGGTGGACCTGGGCCCCCGAAGCTACCCACGGCGGTCCTGCCTGA
- a CDS encoding TetR/AcrR family transcriptional regulator → MTSKDAVQPRRRPRQVRSRRRVAKILDAALHVFAERGYGATTTTAIAEQAGVSVGSLYQFFPNKEAVLYALSERFDASFFTWLDEALAGSEGHRSTVEWIDALFDALVEMDQQHPGLFRVLAHAYTSPEFARAERHFNQQVARRVVTLLTPLAPHLAAGQLEVVATVCVEVTHALFHLASTDEVAADDVLPEARRLLGAYLSSVTGAPPLRPGAVT, encoded by the coding sequence ATGACCAGCAAGGACGCCGTACAGCCCCGTCGCAGACCGCGCCAGGTGCGCAGCCGGCGCCGCGTCGCCAAGATCCTCGACGCCGCCCTTCATGTTTTCGCCGAGCGCGGGTACGGCGCCACGACCACCACGGCCATTGCCGAGCAGGCGGGGGTATCGGTCGGATCGCTCTACCAGTTCTTCCCCAACAAGGAGGCTGTTCTGTACGCGCTCAGCGAACGCTTTGACGCCAGCTTCTTCACCTGGCTGGACGAAGCCCTCGCCGGGAGCGAGGGCCACCGCTCCACCGTGGAATGGATCGACGCCTTGTTCGACGCGCTCGTCGAAATGGACCAGCAGCACCCCGGGTTGTTTCGGGTGCTCGCGCACGCCTACACCTCTCCCGAGTTTGCGCGCGCCGAGCGGCACTTCAACCAGCAGGTCGCTCGGCGAGTGGTCACGCTGCTGACGCCGCTGGCACCGCACCTTGCCGCCGGGCAGCTCGAAGTCGTCGCCACCGTATGCGTCGAGGTCACGCACGCCCTCTTTCACCTGGCCTCCACGGACGAGGTCGCAGCGGACGACGTCTTGCCCGAAGCGCGACGCTTGCTGGGCGCGTACCTGTCCTCGGTGACGGGCGCCCCACCGTTGAGGCCGGGGGCCGTGACCTGA
- a CDS encoding IS982 family transposase yields the protein MGRPDLSLLSIPEALKRLTVWLAPQMPPKLIHPHEKISDAELVAVAVLQRVHKAVYFKGWWRLLKLNHCPHYPSEVQARVRLARLTPVIERVSVEVQALDFVAVDSEPLPVCTFKRAPRCKFKGARHGFSTSGPVYGFKLHAWSTLNGKIARYEIHPANEHDFTVGCVMNREWSAYSGPRQIGDKGYQSGTYLTPPKQGAKRPDPRWKEDYAAARKIIESVFSALVGAGLRWGQVKTLAALRLKVALIVLAYNLKFRNLLPLP from the coding sequence ATGGGCCGTCCCGATCTCAGTCTACTCTCGATCCCCGAGGCGCTGAAGCGCCTCACGGTCTGGCTGGCCCCCCAGATGCCACCCAAGCTGATCCACCCGCACGAGAAGATCAGTGATGCCGAACTGGTGGCCGTCGCGGTGCTGCAACGGGTCCACAAGGCGGTGTACTTCAAGGGATGGTGGAGACTGCTCAAGCTCAACCACTGTCCACACTACCCGTCGGAAGTGCAGGCCAGGGTCAGGCTGGCACGCCTGACCCCCGTGATCGAGCGGGTGAGCGTCGAAGTCCAGGCACTGGACTTCGTGGCGGTCGATTCCGAACCCCTCCCGGTCTGCACCTTCAAACGCGCGCCACGTTGCAAGTTCAAGGGGGCTAGACACGGCTTCAGCACCTCCGGCCCGGTGTACGGCTTCAAACTCCATGCGTGGAGCACGCTGAACGGCAAGATCGCCCGCTACGAGATTCACCCGGCCAACGAACACGACTTCACCGTGGGCTGTGTGATGAACCGGGAATGGTCCGCTTACAGCGGACCTCGGCAGATCGGGGACAAGGGGTATCAGTCGGGGACCTACCTGACCCCGCCCAAGCAGGGCGCCAAGCGCCCTGACCCTCGCTGGAAAGAGGATTACGCGGCTGCCCGCAAGATCATCGAGTCGGTGTTCTCGGCCCTGGTCGGCGCCGGGCTGCGTTGGGGACAGGTCAAAACCCTGGCAGCCCTGCGCCTCAAGGTCGCCTTGATCGTCCTGGCCTACAACCTCAAGTTCCGTAACCTGCTCCCTCTACCCTAG
- a CDS encoding helix-turn-helix domain-containing protein, with amino-acid sequence MEDQNSRRAWLEVGQVEAAVYLTDLKRLRVLEPFFGEARSVTEAARQLGMKPNSLLYHVRRLLALGLLLVAAEEKRPGRSIRRYRVSADKFFVPVEATSARTAEELLARWERRLQDHLITSALLASPGASGPWGLLVGQDDRGLLRVTRVTRAGQSLLGLDPDQSATLLGWYTGLYLDFADAKAFQGELHDLILRYWKRGGGQQYALRVALAPLLGGDLPPLLNV; translated from the coding sequence ATGGAGGATCAGAACTCACGTAGGGCCTGGCTCGAGGTCGGGCAGGTGGAAGCCGCCGTCTACCTCACGGACCTCAAACGCCTGCGGGTGCTCGAGCCTTTCTTCGGGGAAGCCCGCAGCGTGACCGAGGCCGCCCGGCAGCTGGGGATGAAGCCAAATTCACTGCTGTACCACGTGCGGCGCCTCCTCGCGCTCGGCCTGCTGCTAGTCGCGGCCGAGGAGAAACGCCCCGGGCGTTCCATCAGGCGGTACCGGGTCTCTGCCGACAAGTTTTTCGTGCCGGTCGAGGCGACGAGCGCCCGCACGGCCGAGGAACTCCTCGCGCGCTGGGAGCGGCGCCTTCAGGACCACCTGATCACCAGCGCCCTGCTCGCGTCGCCCGGGGCGTCCGGACCGTGGGGCCTCCTGGTGGGGCAGGATGACCGGGGGTTACTCCGTGTCACCCGGGTGACGCGCGCTGGCCAGTCCCTGCTCGGTCTCGACCCGGACCAGTCCGCCACGTTGCTCGGCTGGTACACGGGCCTGTACCTGGACTTCGCGGACGCGAAGGCGTTTCAGGGGGAGCTGCACGACCTGATCCTGCGGTACTGGAAGCGGGGCGGGGGGCAGCAGTACGCCCTGAGGGTGGCGCTCGCGCCCCTGCTGGGCGGTGACCTGCCCCCGCTCCTGAACGTGTAG
- a CDS encoding CopZ family metallochaperone yields the protein MTTELTVTGMSCGHCEKAVTSALKSVSGVQDVRVDLQRGAATVQGDADPQALIAAVTEEGYGAQVRG from the coding sequence ATGACCACCGAACTGACCGTGACTGGTATGAGCTGCGGGCACTGCGAGAAGGCCGTGACGAGCGCGCTCAAGAGCGTTTCCGGAGTGCAAGACGTCCGGGTCGACCTTCAGCGGGGCGCCGCCACCGTGCAGGGCGACGCCGACCCCCAGGCGCTGATCGCCGCCGTGACCGAAGAGGGCTACGGCGCCCAAGTGCGCGGCTAA
- a CDS encoding metal-sensitive transcriptional regulator: MPEDARKRAARRLKIARGHLDSIVAMLEQDDAYCVDVLRQIKAVQGALSGAGEVVLRGHLEAHVATASTRGDSVEIVEELMEALKYT; the protein is encoded by the coding sequence ATGCCCGAGGACGCCCGCAAACGCGCCGCCCGACGGCTGAAGATCGCCCGGGGCCACCTCGACAGCATCGTGGCGATGCTGGAACAGGACGACGCGTACTGTGTGGACGTGCTGCGGCAGATCAAGGCCGTGCAGGGGGCGCTAAGCGGTGCGGGCGAGGTCGTCCTGCGGGGGCACCTCGAAGCCCACGTCGCCACCGCCTCCACCCGGGGGGACAGCGTCGAGATCGTCGAGGAACTGATGGAAGCCCTCAAGTACACCTGA
- a CDS encoding peptidase C39 family protein, with amino-acid sequence MTFRRTLWITLLLTSVAGAAPYAQQTSFGVSSPLIQAAQAQTSVPGSWEPLPGPSGGRLESRVVEVAPFNELVPSWNVTGPVDSPLTVEVRVRRPDGRWTPYFGFGTWRAAGTRTSLPVTRTADGAVNTDTLTLPSRSTAFQYRVTPGPGLQVRLLSFSTSDTALRLRDQGRAGQASAWNRVLAVPGLSQMIYPGGGEVWCSPTSVSMILGFWNRPVRVPDAARATFDPRYGGFGNWPFNTAYAGTQGVQAFVTHLGSLRDAEAYIRQGLPLAVSVRFKAGELPGAPLSWSNGHLMVLTGFDARGNPVVNDPAARSDAGVKRTYPRAVFERLWLNHAGGMAYVMAPQP; translated from the coding sequence GTGACATTTCGACGAACCCTCTGGATCACTCTGCTGCTCACGTCGGTGGCGGGCGCCGCGCCCTATGCCCAGCAGACGAGTTTTGGCGTTTCCTCCCCGCTGATCCAGGCCGCGCAGGCTCAGACGAGTGTTCCGGGGTCCTGGGAGCCCCTCCCGGGGCCGAGCGGTGGGCGATTGGAGAGCCGTGTCGTCGAGGTCGCGCCGTTCAACGAACTCGTGCCGAGCTGGAACGTCACGGGGCCTGTCGACAGCCCGCTGACGGTGGAGGTGCGGGTCCGGCGACCGGACGGCCGCTGGACGCCGTACTTCGGATTCGGGACGTGGCGCGCGGCGGGCACCCGCACCAGCCTGCCCGTGACGCGCACGGCGGACGGGGCGGTGAACACCGACACCTTGACCCTCCCCTCCCGCAGCACCGCCTTCCAGTACCGCGTGACCCCGGGGCCGGGCCTCCAGGTTCGTCTGCTTTCGTTCAGCACGTCCGACACCGCGTTGCGCCTGCGGGACCAAGGCCGGGCCGGGCAGGCGAGCGCCTGGAACCGGGTGCTGGCGGTCCCCGGGCTCTCGCAGATGATCTACCCGGGCGGGGGCGAGGTCTGGTGCAGCCCCACCAGCGTCTCCATGATCCTGGGCTTCTGGAACCGCCCGGTGCGGGTGCCGGACGCGGCCAGGGCTACCTTCGACCCCCGGTACGGTGGCTTCGGCAACTGGCCCTTTAACACCGCGTACGCCGGGACGCAGGGAGTGCAGGCCTTTGTCACCCATCTGGGCAGCCTGCGCGACGCGGAGGCTTACATCCGTCAGGGCCTGCCCCTAGCGGTGAGCGTGCGCTTCAAGGCGGGCGAGTTGCCGGGAGCACCCCTGTCCTGGTCGAACGGGCACCTGATGGTCCTCACCGGCTTCGACGCGCGGGGCAACCCGGTGGTGAACGACCCGGCGGCGAGAAGTGACGCGGGCGTGAAGCGCACCTACCCGAGGGCCGTCTTCGAGCGGCTGTGGCTCAACCACGCGGGAGGTATGGCGTACGTGATGGCGCCCCAACCCTGA
- a CDS encoding four-helix bundle copper-binding protein, with protein MPQNTQAMLQTHPNPGSVFDQGALAACIDACFECAQVCTSCADACLSEQGHLMHLVHCIRLNFDCADVCGATGRVLSRLTQPDQNVLRAQLQACLAACQACGNECEMHARDMNMQHCAVCAESCRRCEQACQQLLGSTSA; from the coding sequence ATGCCACAAAACACCCAGGCGATGTTACAAACCCATCCCAATCCCGGGAGTGTGTTTGACCAGGGAGCCCTTGCTGCGTGCATCGACGCCTGTTTTGAGTGCGCGCAGGTGTGCACCTCCTGCGCCGACGCCTGCCTGAGTGAGCAGGGTCACCTGATGCACCTCGTCCACTGCATCCGCCTCAATTTCGACTGCGCCGACGTGTGCGGGGCGACGGGCCGGGTCCTCTCGCGGCTCACCCAGCCCGATCAGAATGTCCTGCGGGCCCAGCTTCAGGCGTGCCTGGCCGCCTGCCAAGCCTGCGGGAATGAGTGCGAGATGCACGCCCGGGACATGAACATGCAGCACTGTGCAGTGTGCGCCGAGTCCTGCCGCCGCTGTGAGCAGGCCTGCCAGCAACTCCTGGGGAGCACGAGTGCATGA
- a CDS encoding uracil-DNA glycosylase family protein → MYLPAAGKRQAPWGVQEGALIEDATDFVLPSPSGLTRLPFPVKLAHDQALAELVQRPT, encoded by the coding sequence GTGTACCTCCCGGCCGCAGGGAAGCGGCAGGCCCCCTGGGGCGTCCAGGAGGGCGCCCTGATCGAGGACGCCACCGACTTTGTCTTGCCCTCCCCGAGCGGCCTGACCCGCCTGCCCTTCCCGGTCAAGCTCGCCCACGACCAGGCCCTGGCCGAGCTGGTCCAGCGGCCGACTTGA